A window from Centropristis striata isolate RG_2023a ecotype Rhode Island chromosome 2, C.striata_1.0, whole genome shotgun sequence encodes these proteins:
- the LOC131982316 gene encoding serine/threonine-protein kinase pim-3-like — protein MLKLADATNGPVGTSAAISLLDWYDLDHKLILVMERPVPCMDLLGYTQKNGGRLQEEEAKIIMKQLVDAALELQENHIFHRDIKVENILIETGSDVPRVRLIDFGLSCFVKKGSFFRTFYGTAAHIPPEWYVRSRYTAGATTAWQMGVVLFEILHSTEPFETVRFAGRKLKICKYLSQSCQDFLRKCLTIDPKDRITLQQLQKHQWLR, from the exons ATGTTAAAGCTCGCGGATGCAACTAACGGACCAGTGGGGACGTCGGCCGCCATATCCCTGCTGGACTGGTACGACCTGGACCACAAGCTGATCCTGGTCATGGAGAGACCGGTCCCCTGCATGGACCTCCTGGGCTACACCCAGAAAAACGGAGGCAGACTCCAGGAGGAAGAGGCCAAG ATCATCATGAAACAACTAGTTGATGCGGCGCTAGAACTTCAGGAGAACCACATCTTTCATCGGGACATCAAGGTGGAAAACATCCTGATTGAGACTGGCTCCGATGTGCCACGAGTTCGTCTCATCGACTTTGGACTGAGCTGCTTTGTCAAGAAAGGCTCTTTTTTCCGCACCTTCTATG GAACTGCAGCTCACATCCCCCCAGAGTGGTATGTCCGGTCCAGGTACACGGCCGGGGCCACCACGGCGTGGCAGATGGGAGTGGTTCTGTTTGAAATACTCCACAGCACTGAGCCGTTTGAGACCGTGAGGTTTGCAGGAAGGAAGCTGAAAATATGTAAGTATCTTTCACAGAGCTGCCAGGATTTCTTACGGAAGTGTTTGACCATCGACCCCAAGGATCGCATcaccctgcagcagctccagaaACACCAATGGCTAAGATaa
- the LOC131981989 gene encoding piggyBac transposable element-derived protein 3-like, with product MREFLPVLFYGGRKREVASVVLPPDGSSDSDEGTSEEDEEDELYTEGQNQDSSSSDQLSDSSSDEAEEGENHSKRGKMFRWRKTKFEHQCTVTPSCFTAPDELSTPLTYFSKFFDDDIFETIAHQTNLYSCQLIGSSINTNASEIKAFIGMKLIMGVVKMPAVENYWATDTRYDKVADVMPVKRFKCLSRMLHFQDNTSSDTSADRLLKVRPVLDHMRGKCVEIESENQFSIDEMMVPYKGKKAGSLRQYLPSKPKKWGFKVFVRAGVSGFVYDFMVYTGKSTFNGATPDKEFGLGGNVVLQLCSTIRNPSNCIVYFDNFFTSLRLITHLKESMGLSSLGTIRKNRLMGCTLEEDRDLLRRGRGSFDFRVDNDAKLAVVKWADNKTVTLVSSCASVIPVGQVRRYSKEEKKKINVPCLKIVSEYNTHMGGVDLADMMIALYRTPAKSHRWYLGIFWQMVDIAVNNAWLLHRRDAAPLGQKHQCLKDFRLDVAKGLIYPEKQKRGRPSKGNEDNTPPRVIKQPKVPRPVDDMRYDGIDHFPILSVKGRCRMCPDGQTSIVCQKCKVRLCIVTGQKPRNCFHSFHCQ from the exons ATGAG GGAATTTCTACCAGTACTTTTCTATggtggaagaaagagagaggtggCATCTGTTGTGTTGCCACCTGATGGTTCATCTGATTCAGATGAGGGAACCAGTGAAGAAGATGAGGAAGATGAATTATATACAGAGGGCCAGAATCAGGACAGTAGCAGCAGTGACCAGCTCAGTGATAGCTCAAGTGACGAGGCAGAAGAGGGAGAAAACCACAGTAAAAGAGGGAAGATGTTCAG gtggagaaaaactaaatttgaGCACCAGTGTACAGTTACACCAAGTTGCTTCACTGCACCAGATGAGCTATCCACTCCACTGACATACTTCTCCAAATTCTTTGACGACGACATCTTTGAGACCATTGCTCACCAGACGAACTTGTATTCATGTCAGCTCATTGGAAGCAGCATCAACACCAATGCCTCTGAAATCAAAGCATTCATTGGAATGAAGTTGATCATGGGTGTAGTGAAAATGCCTGCAGTGGAAAACTACTGGGCAACAGATACGAGATATGACAAAGTGGCAGATGTCATGCCAGTCAAAAGGTTTAAATGTTTGTCTAGAATGCTCCACTTTCAAGACAACACAAGCTCTGACACCAGTGCAGATCGCCTGCTGAAAGTAAGGCCTGTACTTGACCACATGAGGGGGAAGTGTGTGGAAATCGAGAGTGAAAACCAATTCTCAATTGATGAAATGATGGTTCCATACAAAGGCAAAAAAGCTGGAAGTCTGCGGCAGTATCTACCCAGCAAACCCAAGAAATGGGGTTTCAAGGTCTTTGTGCGAGCTGGTGTGTCTGGCTTTGTGTATGACTTCATGGTCTACACAGGGAAGTCTACATTTAATGGTGCTACTCCAGACAAAGAGTTTGGGTTAGGTGGAAATGTTGTTCTGCAGCTGTGCAGCACCATCAGGAACCCCTCCAACTGCATTGTctattttgacaactttttcACATCCCTGAGATTGATAACACATCTAAAAGAGTCTATGGGCCTCAGCAGTTTGGGTACGATTCGAAAGAACCGCTTGATGGGTTGTACATTGGAAGAAGATCGAGACCTCCTACGAAGAGGAAGAGGCAGCTTTGACTTTCGTGTAGACAACGATGCGAAGCTTGCTGTTGTCAAATGGGCAGACAACAAAACTGTCACCTTGGTGAGCTCCTGTGCTTCTGTCATCCCTGTTGGCCAAGTGAGACGATACTccaaagaggaaaagaagaagataaaTGTGCCGTGCCTGAAGATTGTATCTGAGTACAACACTCACATGGGAGGAGTAGATTTAGCCGATATGATGATTGCCCTGTATCGCACTCCAGCCAAGTCCCACCGATGGTACCTGGGCATATTTTGGCAGATGGTCGACATTGCTGTCAATAATGCCTGGCTTCTCCATCGTCGTGATGCAGCCCCACTGGGTCAGAAACATCAGTGTCTGAAGGACTTTAGGTTGGATGTTGCCAAGGGACTCATCTACCCTGAAAAGCAGAAACGGGGTCGCCCctccaaaggaaatgaagacaACACACCACCAAGAGTCATCAAACAGCCAAAAGTCCCCAGGCCTGTGGATGATATGAGATATGATGGGATTGACCACTTCCCTATCCTGTCAGTGAAAGGCCGATGCAGGATGTGCCCGGATGGACAGACCTCCATCGTGTGTCAGAAGTGCAAAGTGAGGCTATGCATTGTCACTGGCCAAAAACCTCGCAACTGTTTCCACAGCTTCCACTGCCAATAG
- the LOC131981998 gene encoding serine/threonine-protein kinase pim-1-like has protein sequence MSDSRTPPQKPAEDAKTRRMKRKASPDQGNPKRSRISGSGSRKPEEAVPDAVKAPLKRKRGLLRDDLNDPMEGCSQDVDQRPKKVARRRTPPKATELNGKAGKDGEKPGGKRKRKAATDAEEPSQKRQRSEEEEKEPKEVPTRQLLSADAQKAQFGAKYKQQKLLGQGGCGSVFAGYRRSDKLPVAIKHVERDKVLVKHVDDSGNRVSVEVAAMLKLADATNGPVGTSATISLLDWYDLDHKLILVMERPVPCMDLLGYTQKNGGRLQEEEAKIIMKQLVDAALELQENHIFHRDIKVENILIETGSDVPRVRLIDFGLSCFVKKGSFFRTFYGTAAHIPPEWYVRSRYTAGATTAWQMGVVLFEILHSTEPFETVRFAGRKLKICKYLSQSCQDFLRKCLTIDPKDRITLQQLQKHQWLR, from the exons A TGAGCGACAGCCGGACGCCGCCACAGAAGCCTGCAGAGGACGCCAAGAccaggaggatgaagaggaaggcCAGTCCGGACCAGGGCAACCCGAAGAGGAGTAGGATCTCTGGTTCCGGATCCAGAAAGCCTGAGGAGGCAGTCCCAGACGCGGTCAAGGCACCgctgaagaggaagaggggaCTACTGAGAG ATGACCTCAACGACCCGATGGAGGGCTGCAGCCAAGATGTGGACCAGAGGCCCAAGAAGGTCGCCAGGAGGAGGACTCCCCCGAAAGCCACGGAGCTGAACGGTAAGGCCGGCAAAGATGGCGAGAAACCGGgcgggaagaggaagaggaaggctGCCACTGATGCCGAGGAACCGAGCCAGAAGAGGCAgaggagcgaggaggaggagaaagagccCAAAGAGGTTCCCACCAGACAGCTGCTGTCTGCAGACGCTCAAAAGG caCAATTTGGGGCCAAATACAAGCAGCAGAAACTTCTTGGTCAAGGAGGCTGTGGATCTGTGTTTGCTGGCTATCGCAGATCAGATAAATTGCCA gTAGCCATCAAACACGTTGAGAGAGACAAAGTGCTGGTCAAACATGTGGATGACAGCGGGAACCGGGTCTCCGTGGAGGTAGCCGCGATGTTAAAGCTTGCGGATGCAACAAACGGACCAGTGGGGACGTCGGCCACCATATCCCTGCTGGACTGGTACGACCTGGACCACAAGCTGATCCTGGTCATGGAGAGACCGGTCCCCTGCATGGACCTCCTGGGCTACACCCAGAAAAACGGAGGCAGACTCCAGGAGGAAGAGGCCAAG atcATCATGAAACAACTAGTTGATGCGGCGCTAGAACTTCAGGAGAACCACATCTTTCATCGGGACATCAAGGTGGAAAACATCCTGATTGAGACTGGCTCCGATGTGCCACGAGTTCGTCTCATCGACTTTGGACTGAGCTGCTTTGTCAAGAAAGGTTCTTTTTTCCGCACCTTCTATG GAACTGCAGCTCACATCCCCCCAGAGTGGTATGTCCGGTCCAGGTACACGGCCGGGGCCACCACGGCATGGCAGATGGGAGTGGTTCTGTTTGAAATACTCCACAGCACTGAGCCGTTTGAGACCGTGAGGTTTGCAGGAAGGAAGCTGAAAATATGTAAGTATCTTTCACAGAGCTGCCAGGATTTCTTACGGAAGTGTTTGACCATTGACCCCAAGGATCGCATcaccctgcagcagctccagaaACACCAATGGCTCAGATaa